One Actinoplanes missouriensis 431 DNA segment encodes these proteins:
- a CDS encoding helix-turn-helix transcriptional regulator, whose translation MADTSARILRLLSLLQARIEWAGPDLAERLGVSPRTLRRDVDTLRELGYPVDAVKGPGGGYRLGAGGKLPPLVLDDDQAIAIALALQTAPATVTGIDDAVTRALTTLRQVMPARLRAASEAFEVTSLRNYWEFSAPPIDVATLQAVGSAIRTRRTLSFDYADDQPGFRPPTEVEPHHLVVWAGRWYLIARDRARHHWRTYRVDRVRPRMPTGVLFTPQPLTRDDLTRLVVQNPDRGDTPGRWQCVGTATLHLPADVVARWAPGGSVVTPAGPDRCRLTIGGWSWAGVAGLFITFDTDLDDVTPPALADAFAAIHHRLRPVNEDGRGENQIGDRG comes from the coding sequence ATGGCCGACACGTCCGCGCGAATCCTGCGCCTGCTGTCCCTGCTCCAAGCGCGCATCGAATGGGCCGGACCCGACCTCGCCGAGCGGCTCGGCGTGTCGCCGCGGACCCTGCGCCGCGACGTGGACACCCTGCGCGAGCTCGGCTATCCCGTCGACGCGGTCAAAGGCCCCGGCGGCGGTTACCGGCTCGGCGCCGGCGGGAAGCTGCCACCCCTGGTGCTCGACGACGACCAGGCCATCGCCATCGCCCTGGCCCTGCAGACCGCCCCGGCGACCGTGACCGGCATCGACGACGCCGTCACGCGCGCTCTCACCACCCTGCGGCAGGTCATGCCCGCGCGGTTACGGGCGGCCAGCGAGGCGTTCGAGGTCACCAGCCTGCGCAACTACTGGGAGTTCTCGGCGCCGCCGATCGACGTCGCCACCCTGCAGGCCGTCGGCTCGGCGATCCGCACCCGACGCACGCTGAGCTTCGACTACGCGGACGACCAGCCCGGTTTCCGGCCGCCGACCGAGGTCGAACCACACCACCTCGTCGTCTGGGCCGGCCGGTGGTACCTCATCGCCCGGGACCGCGCTCGCCACCACTGGCGGACGTACCGCGTCGACCGCGTCCGTCCCCGGATGCCCACCGGGGTGCTCTTCACCCCGCAGCCCCTCACCCGCGACGATTTGACCAGGCTCGTGGTCCAGAACCCCGACCGCGGCGACACCCCCGGCCGATGGCAGTGCGTCGGCACCGCGACACTGCACCTGCCCGCCGACGTGGTGGCGCGCTGGGCGCCCGGCGGATCCGTCGTCACCCCCGCCGGCCCGGACCGATGCCGGCTGACGATCGGCGGCTGGTCCTGGGCCGGCGTCGCCGGGCTGTTCATCACCTTCGACACCGACCTCGACGACGTGACGCCACCGGCGCTCGCCGACGCCTTCGCCGCCATCCACCACCGGCTCCGGCCGGTGAACGAAGATGGACGGGGTGAGAATCAGATCGGCGACCGTGGATGA
- a CDS encoding GNAT family N-acetyltransferase, whose amino-acid sequence MRIRSATVDDADMLAVVQTRTSQQAYRGVMPDHHLARLDPARRSRVWRQLIESDVFPAGTLVLEHESDGVAGFINVAAHPDGVGEVRAVYVLPEHWGSGAGRLLMAAGLQRLADAGYREVVLWVLEANERARRFYQAGGWFADGATKTDDSRGTPLVAVRYRYRQP is encoded by the coding sequence GTGAGAATCAGATCGGCGACCGTGGATGACGCGGACATGCTTGCCGTCGTCCAGACACGGACCTCGCAGCAGGCGTACCGCGGGGTGATGCCCGACCACCACCTGGCCCGCCTCGATCCCGCCCGGCGCAGCCGGGTCTGGCGGCAGCTGATCGAGTCCGACGTGTTCCCCGCCGGGACGCTCGTGCTGGAACACGAGAGCGACGGCGTGGCCGGGTTCATCAACGTCGCCGCGCACCCCGATGGGGTGGGCGAGGTTCGCGCCGTCTACGTGCTGCCGGAGCACTGGGGGAGCGGCGCCGGCCGGCTGCTGATGGCGGCGGGCCTGCAGCGGCTCGCCGACGCCGGATACCGGGAGGTGGTCCTGTGGGTGCTCGAGGCCAACGAGCGGGCCCGGCGCTTCTACCAGGCCGGCGGCTGGTTCGCCGACGGCGCCACGAAGACCGACGACTCCCGGGGCACGCCCCTGGTCGCCGTCCGCTACCGCTACCGGCAACCGTGA